One region of Polynucleobacter paneuropaeus genomic DNA includes:
- a CDS encoding methyltransferase domain-containing protein: MIQKLEIVKLDVNEMLVIPDFPGKHAALLSKRFPGVKMNSASESTMSAWALRCFQLSRKLRAVVHGGREFSLDSYRQTGRIELPNDSVDLVFSDLLLQDLPDPKHFLQECWRILREGGLLTFAYLGPDTGKEFIGVPELEGSLKKLASPWDMHDMGDAVLSEGFSEPVMDMEYLYLEYESDALLIADSIALQLMNEDTRIEGVVQHLPSKMTLEVVYGHAWAIGKHLTRAKDQLAYIDPGQIQRKTRHDSN, encoded by the coding sequence ATGATACAAAAGCTAGAGATCGTTAAGTTAGATGTAAACGAGATGCTAGTGATTCCGGATTTTCCGGGCAAGCATGCCGCTCTTTTGAGCAAACGATTCCCAGGCGTGAAAATGAATAGCGCCTCAGAGTCGACTATGAGCGCATGGGCTTTGCGATGCTTTCAGCTATCACGAAAATTACGCGCAGTAGTGCATGGCGGCAGGGAGTTTTCCTTAGACAGTTATCGCCAGACTGGACGCATCGAACTTCCAAATGATTCAGTAGATTTAGTGTTCAGTGACTTGTTGCTTCAAGACCTTCCTGACCCTAAACATTTTTTACAGGAATGTTGGCGCATCCTTCGAGAAGGAGGGCTTCTCACTTTTGCCTATTTAGGCCCAGATACCGGTAAAGAGTTTATTGGCGTTCCAGAGTTGGAAGGCAGTCTGAAAAAATTAGCGAGCCCATGGGATATGCACGATATGGGCGATGCAGTTCTGTCGGAGGGTTTTTCGGAGCCGGTCATGGACATGGAATATCTCTATTTGGAATACGAATCGGATGCCCTTTTGATCGCAGATTCAATTGCTTTGCAATTAATGAATGAAGACACTCGTATAGAAGGGGTTGTTCAACATTTGCCATCAAAAATGACCCTTGAAGTGGTCTACGGGCATGCCTGGGCAATTGGTAAACATCTCACCAGAGCCAAGGATCAGCTCGCCTATATCGATCCAGGACAAATTCAGCGCAAGACAAGACATGATTCTAATTAA
- the coxB gene encoding cytochrome c oxidase subunit II: MNLFGKVTKASLTLLASLGITLANATENMPGGPAVNQINFAAPATKIMEQIHGLHIMMLIICAVIFIGVFGVMFYAILKHRKSLGHKSASFHESTTVEIIWTVVPLLIVIGMALPATKTVVAMKDTTNSDITIKVTGYQWKWGYDYIKGEGEGINFLSTLSTSREAINNLAPKSNTYLMEVDNEMVVPVGKKIRLITTANDVIHSWTIPAFGVKQDAIPGFVRDTWFRADRIGTFRGQCSELCGAEHAFMPIVVKVVSPEDYSAWVADKQKAMTAGGEDPAKVYTLEEQKARGEKVYAANCAACHQPNGKGAGAFPALDGDKVVNGPKAAQFYILLNGKNAMPKWGGVLSDADIAAVITYTRNAWGNHTGEVIQTQEIITAHSGK, from the coding sequence ATGAATTTATTTGGAAAAGTCACTAAGGCTTCGCTAACACTTTTAGCAAGTTTGGGCATAACGCTAGCAAACGCTACTGAAAACATGCCAGGCGGCCCAGCCGTAAATCAAATCAATTTTGCTGCACCAGCAACAAAAATCATGGAACAAATTCATGGTTTGCACATCATGATGCTGATCATTTGTGCGGTGATATTTATCGGCGTATTCGGGGTGATGTTTTATGCCATTCTTAAGCACCGTAAATCACTTGGCCACAAATCAGCTTCCTTCCATGAGAGTACTACTGTTGAAATCATCTGGACTGTTGTCCCGCTGTTAATTGTGATTGGTATGGCTTTGCCTGCAACCAAAACAGTAGTAGCGATGAAAGACACCACCAATTCAGATATCACTATTAAGGTAACTGGCTATCAATGGAAATGGGGCTACGACTACATTAAAGGTGAGGGTGAAGGTATCAACTTCCTATCCACACTATCTACTTCACGCGAAGCAATTAACAATCTCGCTCCAAAATCAAATACCTATTTGATGGAAGTCGACAATGAGATGGTGGTACCGGTTGGTAAAAAGATTCGTCTGATTACGACTGCAAACGACGTTATCCATTCTTGGACCATTCCTGCATTCGGTGTGAAACAAGATGCGATCCCTGGATTTGTGCGAGATACCTGGTTCCGTGCCGACCGGATCGGCACCTTCCGCGGTCAGTGTTCCGAGTTGTGTGGTGCTGAACATGCATTCATGCCGATCGTAGTCAAGGTAGTTTCTCCAGAGGATTACTCAGCGTGGGTTGCTGATAAGCAAAAAGCAATGACTGCTGGTGGCGAAGATCCTGCAAAGGTTTATACCTTGGAAGAGCAAAAAGCCCGCGGTGAAAAAGTCTACGCAGCTAATTGCGCAGCGTGTCATCAGCCCAACGGTAAAGGCGCTGGCGCCTTCCCCGCTCTCGATGGAGACAAAGTTGTTAATGGACCCAAAGCAGCTCAGTTCTACATCCTGCTCAATGGTAAGAATGCGATGCCGAAGTGGGGCGGTGTTTTATCAGATGCTGATATTGCTGCTGTGATTACCTACACTAGAAATGCATGGGGTAACCACACTGGTGAAGTAATCCAGACTCAAGAAATTATTACGGCACACAGTGGCAAGTAA
- a CDS encoding rhodanese-like domain-containing protein: protein MNFFTQIDNLALIALLLVSGIALFLPTLSTLISGKGLSPTEATIWINRRKAYVFDIRAEDAFKAGHLPGAKFAPATALEAEIGKLKLDRKHPVVLICENGNDSRKAVAAVKTLGFAEVAALDGGIVAWKAAALPLVK from the coding sequence ATGAACTTTTTCACTCAAATTGACAATTTAGCGCTAATTGCCTTACTGCTGGTTTCAGGCATCGCACTCTTCCTACCCACATTATCTACGCTTATTAGTGGAAAGGGCCTGTCTCCAACCGAGGCGACAATTTGGATCAATCGTCGTAAGGCCTATGTTTTCGACATACGCGCTGAAGATGCCTTTAAAGCAGGCCATTTGCCAGGAGCGAAATTTGCTCCGGCTACTGCCTTGGAGGCCGAGATCGGTAAGCTAAAGCTGGATCGTAAGCATCCTGTAGTCTTGATTTGTGAGAATGGCAATGATTCCCGTAAGGCGGTAGCCGCGGTTAAAACACTGGGATTTGCCGAGGTAGCTGCTTTGGACGGCGGCATCGTAGCTTGGAAGGCAGCCGCTTTGCCCTTGGTAAAGTAG
- the grxC gene encoding glutaredoxin 3, giving the protein MPQVMMYSTQVCPYCVMAEKLLQKKGVSNLEKVLIDKDPAQREIMMTKTGRRTVPQIYIGDTHVGGYDDLVALDRAGQLDLLLA; this is encoded by the coding sequence ATGCCACAGGTAATGATGTATAGCACTCAAGTTTGCCCATACTGTGTGATGGCTGAAAAGCTTTTACAAAAAAAAGGCGTTAGTAATTTAGAGAAGGTCTTGATCGATAAGGACCCAGCCCAGCGCGAAATCATGATGACAAAAACAGGTCGCAGAACAGTTCCGCAAATCTATATTGGCGATACTCATGTCGGCGGATACGACGACCTCGTTGCATTAGATCGTGCTGGACAGTTAGATCTTCTTTTGGCGTAA
- a CDS encoding cytochrome oxidase small assembly protein, with product MKPELTRPEKQTSAANNRRLGFVLLSIAIVFFIGILLKHSLLN from the coding sequence ATGAAGCCGGAACTTACACGTCCTGAAAAACAAACCTCAGCCGCCAATAACAGGCGTTTGGGGTTTGTACTTTTAAGCATTGCAATTGTTTTCTTCATTGGCATTCTGCTTAAGCATAGCCTCTTGAATTAA
- the ctaD gene encoding cytochrome c oxidase subunit I, which translates to MNTVTSSLDHAHDHAHDDHTPHGWRRWLFATNHKDIGTMYLIFSFVSLLAGGTMAMGIRLELFQPGLQFFRPEFFNQLTTMHGLVMVFGAIMPAFVGFANWMVPLQIGASDMAFARMNNFSFWILPVAATLLLSSFLAPGGAPAGGWTIYAPLTSQMGPGMDMAIFALHLLGASSIMGSINIIVTILNMRAPGMTLMKMPMFCWTWLITAYLLIAVMPVLAGAITMVLTDRHFGTSFFSAVGGGDPVMFQHIFWFFGHPEVYIMILPAFGIISEIVPAFSRKTLFGYSSMVYATSSIAILSFIVWAHHMFATGMPVTGQLFFMYATMLIAVPTGVKIFNWVATMWKGSMTFETPMLWAVGFIFVFTMGGFTGLILAMAPIDIGLQDTYYVVAHFHYVLVAGSLFAMFAGFYYWCPKWTGMMANETRGKIHFWSSMIFFNITFFPMHFLGLAGMPRRYADYPTQFADFNLIASIGALGFGLSQVYFLFFVALPAYRGEGQKAPMRPWDGAKGLEWTVPSPAPHHTFETPPNAEQIHEAGTYTS; encoded by the coding sequence ATGAATACAGTTACTAGCTCTCTAGATCACGCACATGATCATGCGCATGATGATCACACGCCGCATGGCTGGCGTCGTTGGTTGTTCGCTACTAACCATAAAGATATCGGTACGATGTACCTGATTTTCTCTTTCGTCAGCTTGTTGGCTGGCGGAACCATGGCTATGGGTATTCGTTTGGAATTATTCCAGCCAGGTCTGCAATTCTTCCGTCCTGAGTTCTTCAATCAGTTAACTACGATGCACGGATTGGTGATGGTGTTCGGCGCCATCATGCCTGCCTTTGTGGGCTTTGCTAACTGGATGGTGCCTTTGCAAATTGGCGCCTCTGATATGGCCTTCGCGCGGATGAATAACTTTAGTTTCTGGATTCTGCCAGTAGCCGCTACTTTGTTATTGAGCTCCTTTTTAGCGCCTGGTGGTGCTCCTGCTGGTGGTTGGACTATCTATGCTCCTTTGACTTCACAAATGGGTCCTGGTATGGATATGGCGATTTTTGCGCTCCACTTGTTGGGCGCGTCTTCCATCATGGGCTCGATCAACATCATCGTTACGATTCTGAATATGCGCGCTCCTGGCATGACTTTGATGAAGATGCCAATGTTCTGCTGGACTTGGTTGATTACCGCATATTTGTTGATTGCTGTGATGCCTGTGTTGGCCGGCGCAATTACGATGGTGTTAACCGATCGTCACTTCGGTACTTCATTTTTCTCCGCAGTAGGTGGTGGTGATCCTGTTATGTTCCAGCATATTTTCTGGTTCTTTGGTCATCCAGAGGTTTACATCATGATTCTTCCAGCATTCGGAATCATTAGTGAAATCGTTCCCGCTTTCTCCAGAAAAACCTTGTTTGGCTATAGCTCGATGGTTTATGCAACTTCATCGATCGCGATTTTGTCCTTCATCGTTTGGGCACACCACATGTTTGCAACAGGTATGCCAGTCACTGGTCAGCTCTTCTTCATGTATGCCACGATGTTGATCGCTGTTCCAACTGGCGTAAAAATTTTCAACTGGGTTGCAACGATGTGGAAAGGTTCCATGACCTTTGAAACTCCGATGTTGTGGGCAGTTGGCTTTATTTTCGTCTTTACCATGGGCGGCTTTACAGGTCTGATCCTCGCTATGGCGCCAATTGATATTGGTTTACAAGATACCTATTACGTAGTCGCCCACTTCCACTATGTGTTGGTAGCAGGTTCCTTATTTGCAATGTTTGCTGGCTTCTACTACTGGTGTCCAAAGTGGACCGGCATGATGGCTAACGAAACTCGTGGCAAGATTCATTTCTGGTCTTCTATGATCTTCTTTAATATCACCTTCTTCCCAATGCATTTCTTGGGTTTAGCGGGCATGCCACGTCGTTACGCTGACTATCCAACCCAATTTGCTGATTTCAACTTGATCGCTTCTATTGGCGCGCTTGGATTTGGTTTGTCTCAGGTTTACTTCTTATTCTTTGTAGCATTGCCTGCTTATCGTGGCGAAGGCCAAAAAGCGCCAATGAGACCATGGGATGGAGCTAAGGGTTTGGAGTGGACAGTGCCTTCACCAGCACCTCATCATACTTTTGAGACCCCACCAAACGCTGAACAGATTCATGAAGCCGGAACTTACACGTCCTGA
- a CDS encoding ComF family protein → MQKLAFALQRHHASQDLVRIGSSSRTQMIKGMFYVNPRYQRLIEGRNVVIFDDVMTSKATLNEIAYVLKDNGASRITNWVLLRTPRYKIKRLQHV, encoded by the coding sequence ATGCAAAAACTAGCGTTTGCACTACAAAGACATCACGCATCACAGGACCTTGTAAGAATTGGTAGCAGCTCTCGCACACAAATGATCAAAGGAATGTTTTATGTCAATCCTCGCTATCAGAGGCTGATTGAAGGGCGTAATGTCGTGATTTTTGATGATGTAATGACAAGTAAGGCAACATTGAATGAAATTGCTTACGTTCTGAAGGACAATGGAGCTTCACGCATTACGAATTGGGTATTACTGAGAACCCCAAGATACAAGATCAAAAGATTACAGCATGTTTAA
- the secB gene encoding protein-export chaperone SecB, with protein sequence MNDKTTSTQDSSNDDKAPGFRIQRVYLKDLSLEQPNAPEILLIAKEPQVQVEADVSVTRLSEELFEVCVMATVTARIDSKVLFLIEANQAGIFEFTNIPPEQIDPMLGIACPTILYPYLRSNIADTISRAGFQPIHLNEMNFHGMYEHRLMQAQKAGADSENSSAEESKIILPN encoded by the coding sequence ATGAACGATAAAACGACTTCAACTCAAGACAGCTCGAATGACGACAAAGCACCAGGCTTTCGAATTCAGCGCGTTTATCTCAAAGATCTTTCTTTAGAGCAGCCTAATGCCCCTGAAATTTTATTGATTGCCAAAGAGCCACAGGTGCAAGTGGAGGCCGATGTTTCGGTAACACGTTTGTCTGAAGAGCTATTTGAAGTTTGTGTCATGGCTACCGTGACAGCGCGCATCGACAGCAAAGTGCTATTTTTGATTGAAGCCAATCAAGCTGGTATTTTTGAGTTCACCAATATCCCTCCAGAGCAGATTGATCCAATGTTAGGCATTGCTTGCCCAACCATTTTGTATCCTTATTTGCGTTCCAATATTGCGGACACTATTAGTCGTGCCGGATTCCAGCCAATTCATTTAAACGAAATGAATTTCCATGGAATGTATGAGCATCGCTTGATGCAGGCTCAAAAGGCTGGTGCGGACTCAGAGAATAGCTCCGCTGAAGAAAGCAAAATCATTCTTCCCAACTAA
- a CDS encoding NAD(P)H-dependent glycerol-3-phosphate dehydrogenase — translation MKVTLLGAGAWGTAMAVQAARSLEHDRVCLWSRSLEQIEHIQKQGENSTYLPGFTLPKGLRLEASFSEAIHRLDSQDLLVIATPMAGLAQTLAQVLQVAKHSLNIVWLCKGLEPSSALLPHQVVEREDRLHNKGIKHVYGVLSGPSFAKEVANGMPCALTVASQSDELCSIVQTAFHHGNMRIYASDDLIGVELGGAIKNVLAIVAGISDGLNLGLNARAAVLTRGLAEMMRLVKAAGGRSETCMGLTGVGDLILTATGDLSRNRQVGLALAAGQPLQKILDGLGHVAEGVLCAAAVSNLAARLGVQMPITNAMTEVLSGHVGAQEALQKLMGRDPTTEA, via the coding sequence ATGAAAGTGACGCTGCTTGGAGCTGGAGCATGGGGAACGGCAATGGCTGTTCAGGCTGCCCGATCTCTTGAGCATGACAGAGTCTGTTTATGGTCGCGCTCTTTAGAGCAGATTGAGCACATTCAGAAGCAGGGTGAGAACAGTACCTACTTACCAGGCTTCACACTCCCCAAGGGTCTTCGTCTTGAAGCCAGTTTCTCTGAGGCAATTCATCGACTGGACTCGCAGGATCTATTGGTGATTGCAACACCGATGGCTGGTTTAGCGCAGACACTGGCTCAAGTATTGCAAGTAGCAAAGCATTCTTTAAATATCGTTTGGCTCTGTAAAGGCTTGGAGCCCAGCTCAGCCCTTTTGCCCCATCAAGTAGTCGAGCGAGAAGATCGCTTACATAACAAAGGCATTAAACATGTCTATGGTGTTTTGTCTGGCCCAAGTTTTGCTAAAGAGGTAGCCAATGGAATGCCTTGCGCTTTAACAGTGGCAAGTCAATCAGACGAACTTTGTTCAATTGTGCAAACTGCTTTTCATCACGGCAATATGCGAATCTACGCAAGCGATGATTTGATTGGAGTCGAGTTAGGCGGTGCAATTAAAAATGTACTGGCTATCGTGGCAGGCATTAGTGATGGCTTAAATCTAGGCTTGAATGCGCGTGCAGCAGTTTTGACGCGGGGCTTAGCAGAAATGATGCGTTTAGTAAAAGCCGCTGGCGGGCGTTCTGAAACCTGCATGGGATTGACGGGTGTTGGCGATTTGATCTTGACGGCAACGGGTGATCTCTCACGGAACCGGCAAGTTGGCTTAGCGCTTGCCGCAGGTCAACCATTGCAAAAAATATTGGATGGACTTGGGCATGTGGCCGAAGGTGTTTTATGTGCTGCTGCAGTGAGTAATCTAGCGGCGCGCTTGGGGGTACAAATGCCTATTACCAACGCCATGACTGAGGTTTTATCTGGTCACGTTGGTGCGCAAGAGGCTTTGCAGAAATTAATGGGCCGCGACCCTACAACAGAAGCCTGA
- a CDS encoding HesA/MoeB/ThiF family protein codes for MNDEQLLRYSRHLLLEAIDVAGQEKLLTSHAVIIGAGGLGSAAAPYLSAAGVGKLTLIDDDQVDLTNLQRQVMHSHQTIGQNKALSGKHFLEQLNNSVEIIAIQERANTELLNQVLPSANIVLDCTDNYLTRQLINEACVQHRLPLISGAAIRFDGQVNVFDVRNPNSPCYACIFSPEEQFEETNCASMGVFSPLVGIIGSIQASQALQLLIGFGDSLLGRMLMWNALTTQIDEIRLIRNPQCLICGKRH; via the coding sequence ATGAATGATGAGCAGCTCTTACGCTATTCAAGACATCTATTGCTCGAAGCCATTGACGTTGCTGGCCAAGAGAAACTACTAACTTCACATGCAGTAATTATTGGTGCTGGCGGACTTGGCAGTGCCGCAGCGCCTTATCTTTCGGCAGCTGGCGTTGGCAAGCTCACCTTGATTGATGATGATCAAGTCGATCTAACTAATCTTCAGCGGCAAGTGATGCACTCCCATCAAACTATTGGACAAAATAAAGCGCTGTCTGGAAAACATTTTCTAGAGCAGCTTAACAATTCGGTTGAGATTATTGCTATCCAAGAACGTGCAAACACTGAACTGTTAAATCAAGTTTTACCGAGCGCGAACATTGTCTTAGATTGCACTGATAACTACTTAACGAGACAACTCATCAATGAAGCGTGTGTCCAACATCGACTGCCCTTGATTTCAGGCGCAGCGATTCGCTTTGATGGCCAGGTAAATGTTTTTGATGTTCGCAACCCAAACTCGCCTTGTTACGCTTGTATCTTCTCTCCAGAAGAGCAATTTGAAGAAACCAATTGTGCAAGCATGGGGGTCTTTTCCCCCTTGGTGGGCATTATTGGGAGCATTCAAGCATCCCAAGCTTTACAGCTCCTGATCGGCTTTGGCGACTCATTGCTAGGTAGGATGCTGATGTGGAATGCGCTGACTACTCAAATCGATGAAATTCGATTAATACGCAATCCCCAATGCTTGATTTGTGGCAAGCGCCACTGA
- the trmL gene encoding tRNA (uridine(34)/cytosine(34)/5-carboxymethylaminomethyluridine(34)-2'-O)-methyltransferase TrmL → MFNIVLFEPEIPPNTGNIIRLCANTGTSLHLIEPLGFPMEDAKLRRAGLDYHEFASVKVHQNWQAFLRTEQPNMDRVFALTTKGSGKFHAGQYQPNDYFVFGSETKGITDEVRDSIPTQNRMRLAMQESSRSLNLSNTVAIIVYEAWRQNGLQGGS, encoded by the coding sequence ATGTTTAATATTGTTTTATTCGAACCAGAAATCCCGCCCAATACTGGAAACATCATCCGCTTGTGCGCAAATACTGGAACCTCGCTTCATTTAATCGAACCTCTGGGTTTTCCGATGGAAGATGCAAAGCTTCGCAGAGCAGGCTTGGATTATCACGAGTTTGCCAGCGTCAAAGTACATCAAAACTGGCAAGCTTTTTTGAGGACCGAACAGCCTAATATGGATCGGGTTTTTGCTTTAACGACCAAAGGTTCAGGGAAATTTCATGCAGGTCAATATCAGCCCAATGATTACTTTGTCTTTGGCTCTGAGACCAAAGGCATTACTGACGAAGTGAGGGACTCCATTCCAACTCAAAACCGGATGCGTTTGGCAATGCAGGAGAGTAGTCGCAGCCTCAATCTTTCGAATACAGTTGCAATAATTGTCTATGAGGCCTGGCGACAGAATGGCCTGCAAGGTGGCAGTTAA
- the gpmA gene encoding 2,3-diphosphoglycerate-dependent phosphoglycerate mutase, which yields MKQLVLIRHGESAWNLENRFTGWADVDLTPNGAKQAHTAGEKLLKAGYVFDIAYTSVLKRAIRTLWGVQDAMDLMWIPVVHSWRLNERHYGALTGLNKAETASKYGDEQVHIWRRSYNVRPPLLEAHDERNPQKDRRYEKLQSSEVPLGECLEDNVERVLPLWNESIAPALKAGKRIVLVAHGNSIRALIKYLDQLSDEAIMEVNVPNGIPLIYELDDNLKPIRHYYLD from the coding sequence ATGAAACAACTTGTTCTTATTCGTCACGGCGAATCCGCTTGGAATCTTGAAAATCGCTTCACCGGCTGGGCCGACGTAGATTTGACCCCAAATGGGGCAAAACAAGCGCATACCGCTGGCGAAAAACTCCTCAAAGCAGGCTATGTATTTGATATTGCCTACACCTCTGTTCTCAAACGTGCGATCAGAACCCTATGGGGCGTACAAGATGCCATGGATCTCATGTGGATTCCGGTAGTTCATAGTTGGCGTTTAAATGAGCGTCACTATGGCGCCTTGACTGGTTTAAACAAAGCAGAGACGGCATCGAAATATGGTGACGAGCAAGTTCATATTTGGAGAAGATCGTATAACGTTCGTCCCCCTCTTTTAGAAGCGCATGATGAGCGCAATCCACAAAAAGATCGACGCTATGAAAAACTGCAGTCCTCTGAAGTGCCGCTGGGTGAATGTCTTGAAGACAATGTAGAGCGAGTGCTACCCCTATGGAACGAGTCAATCGCGCCAGCCCTTAAAGCAGGCAAGCGCATTGTCCTAGTGGCACACGGCAATAGCATTCGGGCACTCATCAAATACTTAGATCAACTTTCTGACGAGGCCATTATGGAAGTAAATGTTCCTAATGGAATCCCCCTGATATACGAGCTGGATGACAACCTCAAGCCTATCCGCCATTACTATTTAGATTAA
- a CDS encoding S41 family peptidase, with amino-acid sequence MRQFFKNFALIAIGLIAGVTATIQLSATAQQNTTLPLDELRTLSNVFAQIKREYVEPIEDKQLLTDAVKGMVSSLDPHSTFLDKKDFEEMQEQTTGKFAGLGIEITSEDGLVKVMNPIEGSPAERAGLQAGDLITRLDDKPVRGMSLDKAVRTMRGTPGTKITLTIYRKSEERTFPVTITRAEIKVQSVKAKILDNDIAWVRITSFQERTVPDLAKKLTDLAAQDPKLKGIILDLRNNGGGLLQGAVGVAAAFLPNDAVIVSTKGQTQDSKQIFNATPAMYRLNEPGDPLAGVPEIFKKLPMVVLVNAYSASASEIVAGALQDYKRATIIGKTTFGKGSVQTVRPLTNDSALKITTAYYYTPNGRSIQAFGIKPDIAVDQNKDGDPDDVLITREVDSEKHLRNKQASEEKLIADREKRRLEELQRIEEKNAKKTDQEKEADKAKAKKPVELGSPNDFMLEQAVSYLNGGPVKRSASKLE; translated from the coding sequence ATGCGCCAATTTTTTAAAAACTTTGCCCTCATTGCGATTGGCTTAATTGCAGGAGTAACGGCCACCATTCAATTGTCGGCAACAGCTCAACAAAATACGACATTGCCACTGGATGAATTACGCACACTGTCGAATGTCTTTGCTCAAATCAAACGTGAATACGTTGAACCAATTGAAGATAAACAGTTACTGACAGATGCAGTAAAGGGCATGGTTAGCAGCTTGGATCCTCATTCCACATTTTTAGATAAAAAAGATTTTGAAGAAATGCAAGAGCAAACTACGGGTAAGTTTGCTGGCCTTGGAATTGAAATCACCTCTGAGGATGGCTTAGTTAAAGTCATGAATCCTATTGAAGGTAGCCCCGCAGAGCGTGCTGGACTTCAAGCTGGCGATCTGATTACGCGCCTAGATGACAAACCTGTTCGCGGCATGTCTCTCGATAAAGCAGTTCGCACAATGCGCGGCACACCCGGCACCAAGATTACTTTAACCATTTATCGTAAGAGTGAAGAGCGTACTTTTCCAGTGACGATTACTCGCGCAGAAATTAAAGTCCAATCGGTCAAAGCCAAGATTTTGGACAATGACATTGCTTGGGTTCGCATCACCAGCTTTCAAGAGCGGACTGTTCCCGATCTTGCCAAGAAACTTACCGACTTAGCAGCACAAGATCCCAAGCTAAAAGGGATCATTTTGGATCTTCGCAATAATGGTGGCGGCCTATTACAGGGCGCGGTTGGGGTTGCTGCAGCCTTCTTGCCAAATGATGCGGTGATTGTGTCGACTAAAGGGCAAACGCAAGACTCTAAACAAATATTTAATGCCACTCCTGCGATGTATCGCCTGAACGAGCCTGGCGATCCACTTGCTGGCGTCCCAGAAATCTTTAAGAAACTCCCCATGGTGGTTTTGGTAAATGCCTACTCTGCTTCAGCTTCTGAGATTGTGGCTGGTGCTTTGCAGGATTACAAACGTGCAACGATTATTGGCAAGACAACTTTTGGTAAGGGCTCGGTACAAACAGTCCGCCCCCTCACCAATGACAGCGCTCTCAAAATCACCACTGCCTACTACTACACTCCGAACGGTAGATCAATTCAGGCATTTGGTATTAAGCCTGATATTGCAGTAGATCAAAACAAAGATGGTGATCCAGACGATGTCCTCATCACTCGCGAGGTTGATAGCGAGAAACACCTACGCAATAAACAAGCCTCTGAAGAAAAACTGATAGCAGATCGTGAGAAGCGTCGCCTTGAAGAATTACAGCGCATTGAAGAAAAAAATGCAAAGAAGACTGATCAAGAAAAAGAAGCTGACAAAGCAAAAGCTAAAAAGCCTGTTGAACTAGGTAGTCCCAATGACTTTATGCTCGAGCAAGCCGTTTCGTATTTAAATGGCGGCCCTGTCAAGCGCTCTGCTTCCAAGCTCGAATAG